From a region of the Thiorhodovibrio winogradskyi genome:
- a CDS encoding acyltransferase, whose amino-acid sequence MKSVKKKLVQAIAVIIVSPLLVLYAIIGRVSSEGSFSTFSQMLGLLPGKMGSYLRVAFYRFAMRSCAPDCFIGFLAVFSQQDTEIGRGVYIGPGCNIGMCVIGADTLLGSGVHVISGTRQHHYDDLEIPIRQQGGEYQKIAIGEDCWIGNAALIMADVGKKSIIGAGSVVSKEVPAYSIVVGNPARVIKSRLD is encoded by the coding sequence ATGAAGTCAGTGAAAAAGAAACTCGTGCAGGCCATCGCCGTGATCATCGTATCCCCCTTGTTGGTGCTTTATGCCATCATCGGACGCGTTTCAAGTGAAGGCTCATTTTCGACGTTTTCACAGATGCTTGGCCTGCTACCCGGCAAGATGGGGAGCTATCTCCGAGTCGCCTTCTACCGATTTGCGATGCGTTCTTGCGCTCCTGATTGCTTCATCGGATTTCTGGCAGTGTTTTCTCAGCAAGACACGGAAATCGGCCGGGGGGTTTACATCGGCCCCGGATGCAATATCGGTATGTGTGTGATCGGTGCCGATACCTTGTTGGGCAGCGGCGTGCATGTCATCAGCGGTACCCGCCAGCATCACTATGACGACCTTGAAATACCCATCCGCCAACAAGGTGGCGAGTACCAGAAAATTGCAATTGGGGAAGACTGCTGGATAGGAAACGCCGCGCTCATCATGGCGGACGTAGGAAAAAAAAGCATAATAGGCGCGGGTTCCGTGGTGTCCAAGGAGGTTCCTGCGTATTCAATCGTGGTTGGTAATCCCGCACGCGTGATCAAGTCAAGGTTGGACTAG
- a CDS encoding oligosaccharide flippase family protein: protein MKGTHSLPKGALLSGSAKILGKVIGFVSTLILARLLTPADFGLIAAVSVVLYLFDVLGNAATEQYIMQIQRLRANDLTTAWTINLLLKSMLALLLAVLSPWVAAILNKPEITLAIAVSALVLPLTALKSRSLLQLKRQIRYEGLFWLALVEKLAAFATVLIGALVLKSYWAFIFADLVSSVVAVAFSYLWFGKGPRFTLACWRQQLRFSSWMMGKNLIGYLRSQIDTVLVSRYFSASILGQYHLSRDLAMMPGHYILSPAVEPVLSSLRNSVDRRHDQFRQVSAILVLTFLLTLPLAFFFGSFGSEVARVVLGVQWKMAGPLLGILAWLLVYWGCVYVIELPLIASGRVRALFWFDALSLAVVSLTLYVALKYNAGINEFALYRVAAGVMTTILLIAYVYHRHLAFAIEVLGWGLVIGLSAFLSANLSEACLNLLEFSAQTEDLAETTIQLSVASVVYALSYLGLIILVFSLDKKTSTGAEIRGWAIQLVEHYGKQA, encoded by the coding sequence ATGAAGGGTACCCATTCGCTTCCCAAAGGAGCCCTGCTGTCGGGCTCCGCCAAAATACTCGGCAAGGTCATCGGCTTTGTCAGTACATTGATTCTGGCCAGGTTACTCACGCCAGCTGATTTTGGCCTCATCGCGGCGGTCAGTGTCGTATTGTATCTCTTCGATGTGTTGGGCAATGCCGCCACAGAACAATACATCATGCAGATACAGCGGCTACGCGCCAATGATCTCACTACGGCATGGACAATCAATCTGCTGCTTAAGTCAATGCTCGCGCTGTTGTTGGCGGTTCTCTCTCCCTGGGTGGCCGCCATTCTCAACAAACCGGAAATCACGCTCGCCATCGCCGTTTCCGCACTTGTCTTGCCACTGACCGCACTAAAAAGCCGTTCCTTGCTGCAGCTAAAGCGTCAAATTCGCTATGAGGGGCTTTTTTGGCTTGCGTTGGTTGAAAAGCTGGCCGCCTTCGCCACCGTCTTGATCGGCGCACTGGTGCTCAAATCCTACTGGGCGTTCATTTTCGCTGACCTTGTTTCCAGTGTCGTCGCAGTGGCTTTCAGTTACCTGTGGTTTGGTAAAGGTCCGCGCTTCACTTTAGCCTGCTGGCGTCAGCAGCTGCGTTTCTCGTCCTGGATGATGGGTAAGAATCTAATCGGCTACCTGCGCTCGCAAATCGACACTGTTTTGGTGTCACGCTACTTCTCGGCAAGCATACTTGGGCAATATCACCTGTCCCGTGACCTCGCGATGATGCCTGGCCACTACATCTTGTCCCCGGCAGTCGAGCCAGTTCTCTCGTCATTGCGTAACTCGGTCGACCGTCGGCATGACCAATTTCGGCAGGTCAGCGCGATATTGGTCTTGACCTTTCTCTTGACCTTACCGCTCGCATTTTTTTTTGGATCCTTTGGCAGCGAGGTCGCTCGGGTTGTGTTGGGCGTCCAATGGAAGATGGCGGGACCGCTCCTGGGGATTCTCGCCTGGCTGCTGGTCTACTGGGGATGCGTCTACGTCATTGAGTTGCCACTGATTGCGTCGGGTCGGGTGCGTGCACTTTTTTGGTTCGACGCGTTATCCTTGGCGGTGGTTTCCCTTACGCTTTACGTGGCGCTAAAATACAACGCAGGAATCAATGAGTTCGCCCTCTACCGAGTCGCGGCGGGAGTCATGACAACCATTCTGCTGATCGCTTACGTTTATCATCGACACCTTGCGTTCGCGATTGAGGTTCTTGGTTGGGGATTGGTAATCGGGCTCAGTGCGTTTTTGAGCGCCAACTTGTCGGAAGCTTGTCTGAATCTGCTCGAATTTAGCGCCCAAACGGAAGATTTGGCTGAGACGACAATACAACTGTCTGTGGCGTCAGTCGTTTATGCGCTAAGCTACTTGGGACTGATTATTCTGGTGTTTTCTCTCGACAAAAAAACAAGCACCGGGGCGGAAATAAGAGGCTGGGCAATTCAATTAGTTGAACACTATGGAAAACAAGCGTGA
- a CDS encoding UbiA family prenyltransferase, which translates to MDIKPYFQIARFDHWFKNVFVLPGMVVAIYAQPELISVAAIWHLILALVAVGFVASSNYVINEVLDAPKDALHPVKKNRPVPSGQINVRIAYGEWLLLAVIGLLLSVPLGLEFFLTNLSLWIMGCFYNIPPIRTKDQPYLDVLSESVNNPLRLLMGWYSTGIAVIPPVSLVAAYWMVGAFFMAVKRFAEYRRINDPETARQYRSSFSHYNQERLLVSITYYGCAFGLFFGIFLVRYRIELILSIPLIAGFIAWYIHLGFKEDSPAQYPEKLYQQTGFLVYAILTVMTTIALLFINVPGLETLFAPTIPVQ; encoded by the coding sequence ATGGACATAAAACCTTATTTCCAGATCGCTCGTTTTGACCATTGGTTCAAGAACGTTTTTGTTCTACCCGGCATGGTGGTAGCAATCTATGCCCAGCCGGAGCTAATATCCGTTGCCGCTATTTGGCACTTGATTTTGGCGCTGGTGGCTGTTGGGTTCGTGGCGTCGAGTAATTATGTGATCAACGAAGTACTTGATGCCCCGAAGGATGCCCTTCACCCAGTTAAGAAGAACCGGCCAGTTCCATCCGGCCAGATCAATGTCCGGATCGCCTACGGCGAATGGCTACTACTTGCTGTCATCGGATTGTTACTTTCGGTTCCGCTTGGACTGGAATTTTTTCTGACCAATCTCTCACTTTGGATCATGGGATGTTTTTACAACATTCCTCCCATCCGAACCAAAGACCAGCCTTATCTCGACGTCTTATCCGAATCGGTCAACAATCCGCTGCGCTTGCTGATGGGCTGGTACAGCACGGGTATCGCTGTTATTCCTCCCGTTTCGCTGGTTGCGGCTTATTGGATGGTGGGCGCGTTTTTCATGGCGGTAAAACGTTTTGCGGAGTACCGGCGGATCAATGACCCTGAAACGGCGCGTCAGTACCGCAGTTCGTTTTCGCACTATAATCAGGAGCGCTTGTTGGTCAGTATTACTTACTACGGATGCGCATTCGGGCTGTTTTTCGGTATCTTTCTCGTGCGCTATCGTATTGAACTGATTCTGTCCATCCCCTTGATTGCGGGCTTTATTGCCTGGTATATCCATCTGGGCTTCAAGGAGGATAGCCCTGCTCAGTACCCAGAGAAGTTGTATCAGCAAACGGGCTTCTTGGTGTATGCGATCCTGACGGTTATGACAACCATTGCTTTGCTCTTTATCAATGTCCCCGGCTTGGAGACACTGTTTGCGCCGACTATTCCGGTGCAGTGA
- the abiEi gene encoding type IV toxin-antitoxin system AbiEi family antitoxin, giving the protein MQPIKQLARVLATLSNERQALFTLADLRSALPTHRPGALRAVIMRAERDGLLMRVCRGLYLYPVVGSNDGLLLYHAAARLRASVFNYISLESALSDAGVISQIPINHVTLMSSGRTTTLSCGAFGSIEFVHTKKRPNELADQLIYDARCHLWRAPVELALRDMKAVRRDLDLVQWDAVDDAL; this is encoded by the coding sequence ATGCAGCCGATCAAACAACTCGCTCGTGTGCTCGCGACGCTCTCCAACGAAAGACAGGCCTTGTTCACGCTGGCTGACTTGCGCTCGGCGCTGCCAACGCACCGCCCGGGCGCCTTGCGAGCGGTGATTATGCGCGCCGAGCGCGACGGGCTCCTCATGCGCGTGTGTCGCGGTCTTTATCTTTACCCAGTCGTGGGCAGCAACGACGGTCTGCTTCTCTACCACGCGGCAGCCCGTCTGCGCGCGAGTGTATTCAACTACATCAGCCTGGAGTCAGCGCTCAGCGACGCGGGCGTCATCTCGCAGATCCCGATAAATCATGTCACGCTCATGTCTTCCGGGCGCACCACCACATTATCATGTGGCGCGTTCGGATCCATTGAATTTGTGCACACAAAAAAACGCCCGAATGAATTGGCCGATCAACTCATCTACGATGCCCGTTGTCATCTCTGGCGTGCCCCCGTGGAGCTGGCACTGCGAGATATGAAGGCAGTGCGCCGCGATCTCGATCTAGTGCAATGGGATGCCGTTGATGACGCTCTTTGA
- a CDS encoding GtrA family protein, protein MHGQFLRYVLSGSTALGVHLAVLAVLVEFFALNETLASGVGFLFAILVNYSIQHQWVFQASGQHGRHFPRYLLITFMTFALNLLLFWLAVNVLNFWYPIAQILTTGIIFMLNFFLNRQFTFKR, encoded by the coding sequence ATGCATGGGCAATTTCTACGCTACGTCCTGAGCGGAAGCACTGCCTTGGGGGTTCACCTGGCAGTGCTTGCAGTTCTTGTCGAATTTTTCGCATTGAATGAAACCCTCGCTTCAGGCGTTGGGTTTTTATTCGCGATCCTGGTCAATTACAGTATTCAGCACCAATGGGTATTCCAGGCAAGCGGACAGCACGGACGGCATTTCCCGCGTTACTTGCTGATTACCTTCATGACCTTCGCGCTGAACCTTTTACTTTTTTGGCTCGCGGTAAATGTCTTAAACTTTTGGTATCCGATCGCTCAGATTCTAACGACCGGAATCATTTTTATGCTCAACTTTTTCTTGAATCGGCAGTTTACCTTCAAGCGCTAA
- a CDS encoding glycosyltransferase, with amino-acid sequence MLAPFGDQAALLAHWNTLLDHPAQGQALAKAGLDFVHQHYSAKRMAEEYTQIFYRVREAARA; translated from the coding sequence TTGCTCGCCCCCTTCGGCGACCAAGCCGCTCTGCTCGCCCACTGGAACACACTGCTTGACCACCCCGCACAGGGCCAGGCCCTCGCCAAAGCCGGCCTGGACTTCGTCCACCAGCACTATTCAGCCAAGCGCATGGCCGAGGAATACACGCAGATCTTCTACCGCGTCCGAGAGGCAGCCCGAGCCTGA
- a CDS encoding type II toxin-antitoxin system Phd/YefM family antitoxin, translating into MRVKFSEDVVPLTDLKVNPGRVVRQAAEAHRPVLLTTQGRGVAVVQSLADFERDANERDFMRAVVTGLADLDAGRDVSLVEAKSRLGLSQADA; encoded by the coding sequence ATGCGCGTAAAGTTTTCAGAAGACGTGGTGCCTTTGACCGACCTCAAGGTCAATCCAGGGCGTGTCGTGCGGCAGGCTGCCGAGGCACACCGCCCCGTGCTGCTGACGACCCAGGGTCGCGGCGTGGCGGTCGTTCAGTCTTTGGCTGACTTCGAGCGCGATGCGAACGAGCGAGATTTTATGCGGGCGGTCGTGACCGGACTCGCCGACCTGGATGCCGGTCGGGACGTATCGCTTGTCGAGGCCAAATCCCGACTTGGCTTGTCCCAAGCGGATGCCTGA
- a CDS encoding nucleotidyl transferase AbiEii/AbiGii toxin family protein has translation MRTVVEKELLHHDILREMAEAGLLQALTFIGGTCLRACYGSNRLSEDLDFTGGTEFNRAALASLGDVLVERLQAKYGLSVRVSEPVRDSGKVATWKMRVMTRPGRHDLPAQRINIDICAIPSHDRRPMLLRNPYGVDMGTSGLILQAESRDEILADKLIAFVLRPNRIKHRDLWDIGWLVQQGTELPLSLIPVKIKDHQRTTPDFLARLTERRRQLLEDPEIQAGFVREMARFLPQGMISKTLMQKAFWTWLTELIADMCKKTEAALDASETTRSFPM, from the coding sequence TTGCGCACGGTTGTCGAGAAAGAGCTCCTGCATCACGACATCCTGCGAGAAATGGCCGAGGCGGGGCTACTACAAGCCCTCACTTTTATCGGTGGGACCTGTTTGCGCGCCTGCTATGGATCGAATCGGTTGAGCGAGGATCTCGATTTCACAGGTGGGACCGAATTTAATCGAGCCGCGCTTGCAAGTCTCGGCGATGTTCTCGTCGAGCGCTTACAAGCCAAGTACGGGCTGAGTGTCCGGGTCAGTGAGCCAGTCCGCGACAGCGGTAAGGTCGCCACCTGGAAGATGCGCGTGATGACCCGCCCAGGGCGTCACGATCTGCCAGCCCAGCGAATCAACATCGATATTTGTGCGATTCCGAGCCATGATCGTCGTCCGATGCTGTTGCGCAATCCCTATGGCGTTGATATGGGCACAAGCGGGCTCATTCTGCAGGCCGAAAGCCGCGACGAGATTCTAGCTGACAAGCTGATTGCCTTCGTCTTGCGACCAAACCGAATCAAGCACCGCGATCTCTGGGACATTGGCTGGCTTGTTCAACAAGGCACAGAACTCCCGCTGTCGCTGATTCCCGTCAAGATCAAGGATCATCAGCGCACAACGCCAGACTTCCTCGCACGCCTTACCGAACGGAGACGACAGCTGCTGGAGGACCCGGAAATCCAAGCGGGTTTCGTCCGCGAGATGGCTCGTTTCTTGCCCCAAGGGATGATTTCCAAGACACTGATGCAAAAGGCATTCTGGACCTGGCTAACCGAACTCATTGCAGATATGTGTAAAAAGACTGAAGCCGCTCTCGACGCATCCGAAACCACCCGATCTTTTCCAATGTAA
- a CDS encoding Fic family protein codes for MPAQVAPGQDEPLEQLLFALKHEGVNLPVLAQVLKHIPGSDILRRVQATPSSRYVRVLGFLWEAFQGRELEGDVAITGPTVDLFDAKRYLTAPGQRNARWKVNFNGLGSLRYAVTVERTPAIEGLLALNILDHANAFVAGLGPQATDRALAWAYLHETENSFALERETPSQDKAEAFVALLKQAHQPRPMDEDYLVELQNAAITNPLDRAAAYRHEQNWLRGPLRGAAGITYVPPPPELVTALMDGVLVFANALPKVIDPLVAAAIASFGLVFIHPFMDGNGRLSRFLFHYALCQSARMGSGLLLPVSVAMKRNEAAYLNALQSFSMPMRRCWDVRWLSDETYDFRFRGDEALYRYWDATQIVEFSLNMARQALEKDLREETEFLDRFDRVYRQIDERFDVRGNALTTLVITALQNNGKVSKNRRKQFQFTVPAPVFDAIEQVCEQALK; via the coding sequence GTGCCCGCGCAGGTTGCGCCCGGACAAGATGAGCCACTCGAGCAGCTGTTGTTCGCGCTCAAGCATGAAGGGGTCAACCTGCCAGTCCTGGCGCAGGTGCTCAAGCACATCCCTGGCAGCGACATCCTGCGCCGGGTTCAGGCGACGCCCTCGAGTCGCTATGTTCGCGTCCTGGGTTTTTTGTGGGAGGCCTTCCAAGGTCGCGAGCTTGAGGGCGACGTTGCGATCACGGGTCCAACCGTTGATCTGTTCGATGCCAAGCGCTACCTAACCGCGCCCGGTCAACGCAATGCGCGCTGGAAGGTCAATTTCAACGGGCTGGGATCGCTGCGTTACGCGGTCACCGTGGAGCGTACGCCAGCCATTGAAGGCTTGCTCGCGCTGAATATTCTCGATCACGCAAATGCCTTTGTCGCGGGGCTTGGGCCGCAGGCAACTGATCGGGCGCTGGCCTGGGCGTACCTGCATGAGACCGAAAATTCGTTCGCGCTTGAGCGTGAGACACCATCGCAGGACAAGGCCGAGGCCTTTGTGGCGCTGCTGAAACAGGCGCACCAGCCGCGACCGATGGACGAAGACTATTTGGTCGAGTTGCAAAACGCCGCCATCACCAATCCACTGGATCGAGCCGCTGCTTATCGCCACGAACAAAACTGGCTGCGCGGACCCCTGCGGGGTGCAGCCGGTATCACCTATGTACCGCCACCACCCGAACTGGTGACTGCGCTGATGGACGGGGTGCTGGTGTTTGCCAATGCCCTGCCGAAAGTGATCGACCCGCTGGTCGCAGCGGCCATCGCGTCCTTCGGGTTAGTGTTCATTCACCCATTCATGGATGGCAATGGCCGGCTGTCGCGGTTTCTGTTTCACTACGCGCTCTGCCAGTCTGCCCGCATGGGCAGTGGGTTGCTGTTACCTGTGTCGGTCGCGATGAAACGCAATGAAGCAGCCTACCTCAACGCCTTGCAAAGTTTCTCCATGCCTATGCGCCGCTGCTGGGATGTGCGTTGGTTGAGCGATGAAACCTACGATTTTCGTTTCCGGGGTGACGAAGCGCTCTATCGATACTGGGATGCAACGCAGATCGTCGAGTTCAGCCTCAACATGGCCAGGCAAGCGCTCGAGAAAGACCTGCGTGAAGAGACCGAATTTCTTGATCGCTTCGACCGGGTGTATCGCCAAATCGATGAACGCTTCGATGTGCGCGGCAATGCATTGACGACCTTGGTGATTACCGCTTTGCAAAACAACGGCAAGGTATCGAAGAACCGACGCAAGCAATTTCAGTTCACCGTTCCAGCCCCAGTATTTGATGCCATTGAGCAGGTGTGCGAGCAGGCACTAAAATGA
- a CDS encoding right-handed parallel beta-helix repeat-containing protein, with amino-acid sequence MIQDLTPFRQADNNLTQHVEQPFLVIWLTILIALFSGGYPLSAMAVCTREVIPLGVNPATTVQTVNELRQALGEANRSGNRTIFLRPGTYQVDRAFEVKGDGITIRGQTALRSDVKLLGRGMDKGPSHIFAITGNGVTLADFTAGKVSNHVVQVHGERGVEDFRMHNVHLLDAREQLLKVSYNQAKPSQFATRGVVEWCRFEFTEGYTYQGYAGGISAIGTKDWVVRDSEFNGIRGPNNEATGPAILFWQGNGNALIERNIITNSDRGIQVGLGKQGNKGGGTVVNNMVSTVTDVGIGVENAKNVNIFHNTVRSMNYPNSIEYRFPGTSGTQIFNNLVDRRIKARDQGAGVVSGNLRYGGDTWFFANADEGDFRLVAGPENLVNSGIALTDVTSDIDCEPRPSGDLPDIGADEVHSGAVPGLLIESPGMVAAWSEDIQATLPSIKARIGSKWRAKKKTLLLVLIGMTETGLVFLFLFLWVRCRRRLKKH; translated from the coding sequence GTGATACAAGACCTGACACCCTTTAGGCAGGCAGACAATAACTTAACGCAACACGTTGAGCAGCCGTTTCTTGTAATCTGGCTTACTATTCTCATCGCGCTTTTCTCTGGTGGTTACCCACTGAGCGCGATGGCAGTTTGTACGCGCGAGGTTATCCCGCTCGGTGTCAATCCAGCCACGACAGTGCAAACAGTGAATGAACTGCGGCAAGCGCTAGGCGAAGCCAACCGAAGCGGAAATCGCACCATTTTTCTTCGACCTGGAACCTACCAGGTGGATCGCGCCTTCGAGGTAAAGGGTGATGGGATTACGATTCGAGGCCAAACGGCGTTGCGCTCGGACGTCAAGCTGCTTGGCCGCGGCATGGACAAAGGCCCCTCTCACATCTTTGCCATCACGGGTAACGGCGTCACATTGGCTGATTTTACGGCCGGAAAGGTCTCTAACCACGTCGTACAAGTGCATGGTGAGCGCGGTGTTGAAGATTTCCGCATGCATAATGTTCACTTGTTGGATGCCAGGGAACAGTTACTCAAGGTCTCCTATAATCAAGCGAAACCTAGCCAGTTCGCGACCCGTGGCGTGGTGGAGTGGTGCAGATTCGAGTTCACTGAAGGATATACCTACCAAGGATATGCGGGTGGCATCAGCGCGATCGGAACGAAAGACTGGGTGGTACGCGACAGCGAATTTAACGGCATTCGCGGACCCAACAATGAAGCGACCGGTCCGGCGATTTTGTTCTGGCAAGGCAACGGCAACGCACTCATCGAACGGAATATCATCACCAACTCGGATCGAGGAATTCAAGTTGGTCTTGGTAAGCAGGGAAATAAGGGGGGTGGTACCGTTGTCAACAACATGGTCAGCACGGTCACGGATGTCGGGATCGGAGTCGAGAATGCCAAAAATGTCAACATTTTTCACAATACTGTTCGTTCGATGAATTATCCCAACTCGATCGAGTATCGCTTTCCGGGCACAAGCGGCACACAGATTTTCAACAATCTCGTGGATAGACGCATCAAGGCTCGTGATCAGGGAGCCGGAGTCGTCTCGGGGAATCTTCGATACGGAGGCGACACCTGGTTTTTTGCCAATGCAGATGAGGGGGATTTTCGGCTGGTTGCAGGTCCGGAGAACCTCGTCAATTCCGGAATAGCCTTAACAGATGTCACGTCCGATATTGATTGTGAGCCCCGACCGAGCGGAGATCTGCCGGATATCGGAGCGGATGAGGTCCACAGTGGAGCCGTACCTGGTTTGTTGATCGAGTCTCCGGGCATGGTGGCGGCTTGGTCCGAAGACATTCAAGCAACGCTACCAAGCATCAAGGCGCGCATCGGCTCAAAGTGGCGAGCAAAGAAGAAGACTTTGCTTCTTGTTTTGATCGGCATGACGGAGACCGGACTGGTGTTCCTCTTTCTGTTTCTCTGGGTCCGCTGTCGTCGGCGGTTGAAAAAGCATTAG
- a CDS encoding type II toxin-antitoxin system RelE/ParE family toxin, with amino-acid sequence MPDIRVTLAESALGDLEDIRKWYEEQGVPEVGERLLLEILEHIEDLSNHPKIGRIVPEFGQTFLRELIHSPFRIVYRLDPGRVRVVRVWRGERILRLPSSAEHP; translated from the coding sequence ATGCCTGATATTCGGGTCACGCTTGCCGAATCGGCTCTTGGTGACTTGGAGGACATTCGGAAATGGTACGAAGAGCAAGGGGTTCCAGAGGTCGGCGAACGACTCCTTCTGGAGATCCTTGAGCACATCGAAGACCTCTCAAACCATCCCAAGATTGGGCGTATCGTTCCTGAGTTTGGCCAAACCTTCCTGCGCGAATTGATCCACTCACCATTCCGGATCGTCTACCGCCTTGATCCGGGGCGCGTCCGCGTCGTGCGTGTATGGCGCGGCGAGCGCATACTCCGGCTGCCGTCTTCGGCTGAGCATCCCTAA
- a CDS encoding polysaccharide deacetylase family protein, translated as MRRPQVLFLLSIDTEESWDWSGPFPESSWCVENVQQLRPFHQVCYDLGIRPTLFVDYPVAADEKAVQVIRDLQRTGHYEIGAHLHPWCNPPYYGSPNERDSHVVNLPTEQVDAKLSQLVRLLKERFGVQPTSFRTGRWGIDGKVARLLKKHGFSIDSSVYPFWQNEFFDCHDAHLEPFWASLQDPQRPAVAKDIFEIPVSVGYNWRDFHRANRWHRRISSRGLSPLKPLALAWFSHWLRKLYLSPELTSAEDMLGLIDQMLANGRRVFHMYLHSSSLIDNPNSLVANHNAFHETSRALAAVLSHLKAKADVQCRTLGEARAQLQELAV; from the coding sequence GTGAGACGCCCTCAGGTGCTCTTCCTACTCAGTATTGACACCGAGGAAAGCTGGGACTGGTCAGGCCCCTTCCCTGAGAGCAGTTGGTGCGTGGAGAACGTCCAGCAACTGCGGCCCTTCCACCAGGTGTGTTACGACCTTGGGATCAGACCGACCCTGTTCGTCGATTATCCAGTTGCCGCTGACGAGAAGGCAGTCCAGGTGATCCGCGATCTGCAACGCACCGGCCACTATGAAATCGGTGCTCACCTGCACCCTTGGTGCAACCCACCCTATTACGGCTCGCCCAACGAGAGAGACAGTCACGTCGTCAATTTGCCCACTGAGCAGGTGGATGCAAAGCTCAGCCAACTGGTGCGTCTTCTCAAGGAGCGGTTCGGCGTTCAGCCAACAAGCTTCCGCACCGGTCGCTGGGGTATCGATGGAAAGGTCGCGCGGTTACTGAAAAAGCACGGTTTTTCCATCGACTCCAGCGTCTATCCTTTCTGGCAAAATGAGTTTTTCGATTGCCACGACGCGCACCTCGAGCCTTTCTGGGCCAGCCTGCAGGATCCTCAGCGCCCAGCCGTCGCCAAGGACATATTCGAGATCCCCGTCAGCGTCGGCTATAACTGGCGAGATTTCCACCGTGCCAACCGTTGGCACCGGCGGATTTCCTCACGCGGGCTAAGTCCGCTCAAACCCTTGGCCCTCGCCTGGTTCAGCCACTGGCTGCGCAAGCTCTATCTAAGCCCAGAGCTGACTAGCGCCGAAGATATGCTCGGCCTGATCGACCAAATGCTCGCGAATGGCAGGCGCGTCTTCCACATGTACCTGCACAGCTCTAGCTTGATCGATAATCCCAATTCCTTGGTGGCGAACCACAACGCCTTTCACGAAACCAGCCGGGCACTCGCTGCGGTGTTGAGCCATTTGAAAGCAAAAGCCGATGTGCAATGCCGTACTCTCGGCGAGGCCAGGGCGCAGTTGCAGGAGCTAGCGGTTTGA
- a CDS encoding glycosyltransferase, with translation MTSTLEGIPRYLMEAAAMGVPVAAYVIPGIDQLVIPQHTGLLAAFGDQTTLLAHWNTLLDQPDFGQTLAKGGLDFVHRHSSAKRMTEEYTQLFYRVREVAQS, from the coding sequence ATGACTAGCACCCTTGAGGGCATCCCCAGATACCTGATGGAAGCTGCCGCCATGGGCGTACCTGTCGCGGCCTACGTCATTCCTGGGATCGATCAACTGGTCATACCCCAACACACTGGCTTGCTCGCGGCCTTCGGCGATCAAACCACTCTGCTCGCGCACTGGAACACATTGCTCGACCAACCGGACTTTGGCCAGACGCTCGCCAAAGGCGGCTTAGACTTCGTCCATCGGCACAGCTCCGCAAAGCGAATGACCGAGGAATACACACAACTATTCTATCGCGTCCGAGAGGTAGCCCAATCGTGA